Genomic DNA from Setaria italica strain Yugu1 chromosome V, Setaria_italica_v2.0, whole genome shotgun sequence:
TGATTTTGTACTGTGTTTCGTAAAAGGAAAGAAGACATTTATACATCTATGGGCGACTGGCGTGTAAGTCCAGTGTACGTGGCAGTGTTTATGCGTATGCGTCCTTTTCTCGATACTGGGTAGGTTTGTAACTGTCCGGAGTTGTCGGAATCCTTATGATATCGGTGAAGATTAGATGATGATGTGCTTTGAAGATAATAGCAAACCGACGATCGAGGTGATGGCGATCGGGATAGAGCTACCTGAGGAGGAAGGAAGTGTCTAGGTGCAGATGTTATTAGCTGGCAAAATTGTAAACATGTAGTGCCTCTCGTGTCAGTTAAAAATTGCAGTAGAGGAATCGTAGCATAAATATTGTTTGACTTGTTGGCTATCTGGTGGTGTTTTGCGGGTACGAAGTGCTGTTGAAACGCTGTCAGTGAAAACTACTGAAATTCACTGCTCGAACGTTAGTTTGGATAAGTTGACATAATATTTTCTTACATAATTAGACAACATAGGTTTATTGCAATATACAAAGCACTAGACAGATTACACAAGTGTACATTTGTGCGTCGATCAATCAAGACCCTCTGCAGTAAATTGAGATTATTTATTTGTGGATCTCCCCTCCGATCAGGGCTGGTAATAATAGTAACAATCTCCGTATATCCAATATTCAGGCACAAAAATATCTCAGTCCTTTTTCCCGTTGCAGAACGCAGTGCTGCCTCCTTTCTTCTCCACATTATCTTCTTCCAGACTCTTCAGCTATTCCATAGAGAAGTTCaatacaaaatagaaaaaaaacattagAGGCATGCTTAAAATTCTTTAAAAAACTTGACCATGATaagcaaaaaaggaaaatatatatataaaaagacACCAGTACCTTCGCTTGCTTTAACTTGTGGTATCTGTAGCcctgaaaaaaacaaaataataaacaATAGTTAGTGTGAGAGTGACAGTACTATGCAGCAAATACAATAAATACTCATAGGTAAATTTCATCTTACACATACTTGAAAATACTATGTAGATTCATCTTTAAAAAAGTTTCGTCATATTGTAATTTTTGCGTCTGCTTGTCTTATTTGGTAATAACACACTGCTATCTGTTTGATCTCTTTCTTGTTTGGTAGCATGGTGCTTTCAGATATGTGGTGGACACATGGCACAATATGCATGGCTACATTCAAAGGATCACATCTTTGAAACCACACTTTATTTCGCCTTTAGTTTGTTGTTTTGCTTTTAGTTTGTATTACTGTGCTTTACTTGGGTGGCCTAAGTATATATACGAGACCTATAGATGATGTCTTATGAACCAGTAATTATAGAATTCTTTGGTGGTAACACTACATGTAACTTACTAAAATACTTGTTCTGAGCAACTTCTATGAAAACAGTGTAACAACTCCGTGAAAAGGTAACATCTGTTGTAAAAATTAGTTATTAGTAGTAACTCCTTACAGCAAAAACAACATTCAAAATGTAGAGTATCAAGTTGCTCCTTCGAAAGAGCCACTATAAGGAAAGTAGGTAGCGACTTACAGTTTCGAAGAAAAACACAAAGAGGGACCAACTCACATCAGATGGACGTGATTTCTGTGTAAATATAGAGCACTAACTTACACCTTAGTGGGCACATCTTTACTGAAAATAAAATGTATTTACCTCGTGGAGCCTGGGTAGCAACACGTACATTATTCCTTGTACTATGTGGACATGGGAAGATGCTTATTTCCTTCAAACCAAGTCAAGTTAATTTGATCTTGATATTTCTCCTGGTAATGTGAGACTACCTACTACTATACATGTCCGATTGCTTCAAAATTTTAAGACCCATAGGTATGGTTTTATAGCATGGGTTTTTTTGCATGATTCTTTTGACTGAGGGGTTTTGCACCAGCCATCTTCCCATCTTATAAAATATATATCAAGGTAGCAACTGCCAACTAGctagtatatagtatatataagaaAGGATCTACTTACTTTGTCTGTCCTATATAAATAATCACAATAGGTGAAAAGAGGGGCAAAGTTGCTTTGACTGTGCCCTCCTGCGTAGTGATGATAGTCATGGTATGCAGCGCCTCCGTAGAAGGGAATCAACTTGGAAGGGCTGAATGGGAAGTGGTAACTGCAAAATTCAACAACTATTTCGTCATGTATATGGCATGTAAGCACTTCATATGAATATATACGTAAGAAGCTTTTTAGAAATAAACTgtctacatatatatatagatcaAAGGGTTGGTTTTAGTTAATCACCCGCTGTGTATGTTAATGCCCTCGATTAGGCGGATGGAGAACCAGAGCCACTGCGTGGTGATGTGGCATGGCGCAATGACTGGGCCAGCCAAGGCGGGGATGGAAAGGAGGAGGTTCTCGGCCCAGTGGCTGTATGACATGGCGAAGCCTGTAGGAGCCGTAAACTCATGGTGGACACGGTGGATCTTCTCGTAGCCCCACTTGGTGTGCAGAAGACGGTGGATCCAGTAGCTGAGGTAGTCCTCCAAGAGAGAGTATACCACCAGCTGCGCAACTGTCTCCCTGACGGACGGCAACGGCAGTCCCATTCGAGTCCTCAGTATCTGGTACGTGCATAGCATGAACATGCATCAGCATATATAATTCAGTTGCTATAGTACTAGCACGCGAAATGAATACGTTTATGGTTATTGTAAGGGTTTCATTGAGTAGAGGACTTGTTCAGAGTGCAAACTTTAGCTTGTCCATATATCCATAGTGGTGTTCTTTCATAAAACCAGCTCACGGCTACCCCTCTCTCTAGTTATATATTTTTGCTATGGTTTTACACGCCTTTTATTTAGATGTGTGTGGAGTTTGATGCAtgcaagaaaataattgaatagttgtatgtatatatagtagagaccttggcggcggcgggataCGAGACGAGCTGGAAGCCAACGGCGACGGGAAAGACGAACGCCGCTTCCATATAGCAGCGGAGGGAGGCTGCCAGCGGCACCTGTACCCGGGGCTGCAGCTTGTACGGCAGCACGACGGACGGAGCGAACTGCTCGAGGACTAGGAGGGGCAGCGGTGTGATCGTGTAGATGACGAAGAGGATACATGTAGTGAGGCAGTGGAGCCAGGAATCTGGCATCGCCGCCGAGTACTGATACCACACAGCTTCCGCCCATGTCATGGCGCGccccagcgccgcctccgcctccgccgcagtCGCGTAAGGGATCATCTAGTCCTCAGGCGACCTACCTGTTACGTGCAAGCTGCTTCTCTTCGCTACGCTTCGGTCGTCCGGCCGTGGAGTATGAAGCTCATGGCAGCTCCGAGTCCGGGGCTTGCACTCCTTTATAGTGGATGGTCTGGGACACGTGGGCACAAGTGAACAACAAGGTGAAATTACGTGACCGAAGCATTATCTTGATATTAGAGaaaaaaatctattttcagaaaTGAAGCATGGGAAAAGCGTGGAAATGTCAAAAATACGTGAAAGAGACATTTTAACTAAATATTTAGCTTGGTAATATGCAGAATTGATATATAGACACAAAAACATCTGGAATCGTCTACTATGGTGAATTTGCAGCATATCAGATCTTGTACAGGTGGTATTCATCGGCACCACAATAATCTTAAAATCAGCAAAATATGTTCCATCTTTTACGTGGTAGCGAGAAGTTGTTATAAAGTAACCAAGAAAACAAAAAACGTACAACCAGCTCCCAACAACGAGTCCATGGACCACAGCATTTGCTGGTCCTATAAGATGTCAATGTCCATGGCCATGTGATGAGCACCTGGCAACAATTAACAATGCTTAGATTTTGCCCGATATTCACCGTAAAACTTCCTTCGATATATATTCTCTTATGAATTTTTTTCGACGAATATTCTCCTATGGATTTTACTCTTTCTTCTCTGAAATTTAGTAACAAAATTGCAGCAAGACAGTACTATATGTGTGTATGTGCAGCCAGATAAAATGTAGATATGCAACCTGTAAGCCACTTTAATCACACAAAATCAGCACATATAAAAGGCCAAAGGCTTATAGACCAAAGGAATGTAGAAAGCAGCCATAAAAATCCATCTAATTAAAATAATAACATTTCAGCCGCTGCTTGCAACAAACACTCTCTTACAAGTGTAGAAAATATTAGGCACGAGGATTCTTACGAGTGTAAGAAATGCCAAGCCTCCTTTATTCATGAGTATATTGATGGttatatttggtacttaacgaccatCAACAACAAACATTTGGACAATGATGATAAGCAACAGCACAACAATGACAATTAGGAGGAGGCATGTTACTTTGAGTGCAACGATGATGAGGACAACGATAAAGCAACGGCATTGGTTAGGAAAGGGATTAATGAATAGGGTAATGCTAGGGAAGAGGGGCAATAGACCACAGAAGAGGCTAGTGATAGAGATGATGACAAATATGAGGAGGACAAGGAAAAGGTGGAGGAGCATAAGATTGATGAGGTGGATAATCATGGTGTCGCCTCTTCTAACAACAAGGAGCACAATAATAGGATTTTAGATGGAGGAGGACTAGTGCGAGGAGAAGATGAGTAGGATCACTTTGACGAGACACAAAGTAAATTGCAGATGCTCAAAGTAAATACAAAAGGTAAATGCGGAAAAGTAAAGAGCAAGGGCATGAAGCCACAATAGATTCTTTCCTGTGGTGTCGAGGAGTTGATGCTCCCCTCCCCATAATCCATGTTGGACCACTCACTAATGATTTTGCTCCCCTTGAGCCAACAAGATTCAAGTGCTCACTAAGGAATGCCACTTCTTCATCTCCAAAACAACAAGCTTCAAACTATGTACAAGAGAAGTCCTTCTTGGGGCTCTCACAATCTGTGAAAGCTCACCAAGAACTCCCCAGTGCCACCAAGATCATCTAGGTGCTGTCAAGCACCAAGAGTAACAAGTCTCAAGCCTTGACCTTACCAGCATTATGCCTAATCAAGAGCTAGATGCACACTTGCTATTCAAACTATGTACAAGAAAAGTCCTTCTTGGGGCTCTCACAATCTGTGAAAGCTCACCAAGAACTCCCCAGTGCCACCAAGATCATCTAGGTGCTGTCAAGCACCAAGAGTAACAAGTCTCAAGCCTTGACCTTACCAGCATTATGCCTAATCAAGAGCTAGATGCACACTTGCTATTCAAACTATGTACAAGAAAAGTCCTTCTTGGGGCTCTCACAATCTGTGAAAGCTCACCAAGAACTCCCTAGTGCCACCAAGATCATCTAGGTGCTGTCAAGCACCAAGAGTAACAAGTCTCAAGCCTTGACCTTACCAGCATTATGCCTAATCAAGAGCTAGATGCACACTTGCTATTCAACTAGCACtagatatgatcccttacgaagtcgaccatggcggccgatgtcacggcctttaacgggatcgcctccacccatttggtgaaataatctgtggctactagaatgaatttatgtcctttgctcgatggaggataaatttgttcgatgaggtctattccccaacctctaaacggccacggcttgataattgggttcatggccgatgcgggcgcaagttgcacattcccgtatttctgacaatcttggcatcctttataatatttgaaacagtcttcgaggattgtcggctagtagtatccattattcctaatcatccacttcatcttatgtgccgattagTGGGCTCCACATACTCCCTCGTGGATTTCTCCTATCAGagtttttgcctcctctgttcctaggcatttgagtagaacaccatcaatcatccggtagaacaagtcatcttctagtaacacatattttgtggcctgaaatcgtattcgccgatccacttACTTAGACGAATCTTTTAAATAATcagcgatctcttttcgccagtcgtcggccgcgagctccagaaccatggcgccttgaatcggccgatatccggacACGTGCTGGGCGAGCCTGTTGGCCTCCTTGTTACAATCCCtggggatatgctcaataatcGCGAACTTAAATTCCTTCAgaagctggaggcaatcttcgtaataaatccttaatatgTCATCCCTGCACTCGGATTTCCCTATTAATTgatccacgatgagcatggaatctccaaaaatttcgacGGCGTCGGCCTTAATCTCTCTCAGCAATTGTAGCCCCTTTAATACGGCTCGGTATTCTGCTTGGTTATTAGTggtggatgcttctatcggcagagagaaatcataacttgccccccgaggggatatgagaacgatgtcgattcctgatccggccccacatgacgaaccatcaaaatataaggccCACGGTACTGGCTCCACAACGGTGATTTCTGGTCCGCAATGCTAGGCGACGAAATTggccataacctgacccttgatggcttttgccgattcgtattgTAGATCgaactctgataaagctaagatccattttccgatccgtcctttcaaaatcggcaatgacagcatgtattttactacgtcgtctttgcatacgactacacattctgccgataacaagtaatgtctgagtttggtgcatgagaagtaaaggcataggcatagccgctctaccgggggataccttgtttcggcatccagaagtctcCTGCTGGCATAATAtgttacccgttcctttccttcaaactcctggaccagagctgaccctatagctcgttcatcggccgataaatacagcttaaatggcttaccagtttgaggtgggaccaaaaCTGGTGGCGAGATCAAGTACTGCTTAATGTCTTCTAGTGCCtcgcgttgctcttctccctatacgaactcttggtcgggttttaattttAACAAAGGTGTGAAGGCCTGGATACACCCGGAtagattggatatgaatcttctgatgaaattgactttgccgatcaaggattgtaactcagttttattttgcggggccacaaccttattgatggctgctatggtcttccagttgatctctatcccacgctcgtgaaccatgaatcccaagaattgtccggcggatacgccgaaagcacacttgtttgggttcatcttcagcccgtgTTTTCTCGTGCACTCCAGTACCTGCCGCAAATTGGCCAGATGTTCCTAGTGCCCTTTCGATTTGActacaacgtcgtcgatgtagatttccaccagaatgccgatatgtttgtgaaatatgtaattcatggctcgctgatatgtagcaccggcgttcttcaaaccgaaagtcattaccacccactcgaataaaccaaggtgacctgggcacctgaaagccgtttttgatatgtcctcttcggccattagtatctgattatatcccgcgtttccatccatgaaactgataaCTTTGTGACCCGCGGTGGCATCTATTAGTACATTggccgtcggcattgggtacccgtccattggtgtggcctgattgagattaATGAAATCGATGCACACGCGGAGCTTCCCATTCTTTTTGTAcacgggtacaatgttggagatccattcggcataacagcattgccgaataaattttgcttcaattagcctcgtgatttcggcctttatatcgggtaggattttaggattacattgCCGTgtgggttgctgatatggccgatatccccattttatgggtaaccggtgttcgacaatagaCCGGTCTAATCCgagcatctcatggtattcccaagcaaagcaatccttaaactcttttaataaatttgtgaatttacatttgtattccggatccaaattggcactaatgtacgtcggccttggcttggtgctatcgcctaagtctatcatctctaatgaatcggccgatgtgaacccgtgtcctagcttcccgtcttcttggacgaactgatccatttaatctaaatcctcagagccgactgctcggatcggctgtagacgaaaatcggacacctttagaaaatcagtgtcccatatcctcccagatatgcacttgacattctcacagctccattgctgtgtatCGGCCGCTgcgacgctgtatgcggaatcggcggtgaccactttgatgttgtcaccgacccattgtacgaggcattggtgcattgtagacgggatgcagcaatttgcgtgtatctaGTCttggccgagtagcatgttgtaggaccctttgccattaataataaagaaagtagtgggaagggtcttactgccgatggtgaggtcgaagCAGAGCGCGCCGCTGGCAGaagacacgttgccttcaaaatctttgagcatcatgtccgtcttggtcaagtcatcatcactctttcctagcttccggaacatggcgtacggcatgatgttgacagcagctcctccgtctactagtaatctggtgatgggtcggccgttgacatgtcccTTGAGGAACAAagccttgaggtgttgccgtttgtcgtcctcgggtttctcaaacgtggctgtcattggctctaaagccaattgcgccatctgttcttctattgccgacatgttctgtcgatcggcaggagtcatgaattccatcggtaGAATAAAAACCATGCTgacgtcggctgccgattcctggttgtcgtcgtcttccctgtcatttcttttggggcgcgaAATCCGAGGCCTGTCACTCTTCTTGTCCATCATATATTGTTGCTCTTCTtgctgttgttcccattggcggaggcgttggattcttcatttttgagacttaGTCAATCtgtcagggcaccacctagggtttACAGGTTTAGTCAATggtttggcgcgttcccattctagTTCGCGTCCCAAGGGGTTTTCGTCTGATACCAGAggatcggccatctcttct
This window encodes:
- the LOC101770857 gene encoding methylsterol monooxygenase 1-1 isoform X1 yields the protein MIPYATAAEAEAALGRAMTWAEAVWYQYSAAMPDSWLHCLTTCILFVIYTITPLPLLVLEQFAPSVVLPYKLQPRVQVPLAASLRCYMEAAFVFPVAVGFQLVSYPAAAKILRTRMGLPLPSVRETVAQLVVYSLLEDYLSYWIHRLLHTKWGYEKIHRVHHEFTAPTGFAMSYSHWAENLLLSIPALAGPVIAPCHITTQWLWFSIRLIEGINIHSGYHFPFSPSKLIPFYGGAAYHDYHHYAGGHSQSNFAPLFTYCDYLYRTDKKSRPSDVSWSLFVFFFETGYRYHKLKQAKLKSLEEDNVEKKGGSTAFCNGKKD
- the LOC101770857 gene encoding methylsterol monooxygenase 1-1 isoform X2 produces the protein MIPYATAAEAEAALGRAMTWAEAVWYQYSAAMPDSWLHCLTTCILFVIYTITPLPLLVLEQFAPSVVLPYKLQPRVQVPLAASLRCYMEAAFVFPVAVGFQLVSYPAAAKILRTRMGLPLPSVRETVAQLVVYSLLEDYLSYWIHRLLHTKWGYEKIHRVHHEFTAPTGFAMSYSHWAENLLLSIPALAGPVIAPCHITTQWLWFSIRLIEGINIHSGYHFPFSPSKLIPFYGGAAYHDYHHYAGGHSQSNFAPLFTYCDYLYRTDKGYRYHKLKQAKLKSLEEDNVEKKGGSTAFCNGKKD